In uncultured Bacteroides sp., the following proteins share a genomic window:
- the ychF gene encoding redox-regulated ATPase YchF encodes MALQCGIVGLPNVGKSTLFNCLSNAKAQSANFPFCTIEPNVGVITVPDERLNKLAELVHPNRVVPTTVEIVDIAGLVKGASKGEGLGNKFLANIRETDAIIHVLRCFDDDNVVHVDGNVNPIRDKEIIDYELQLKDLDTIDSRLQKVQKQAQTGGDKVAKMTYEILAKYKEALEQGKSARTVTFETKDEQKIAKELFLLTSKPVLYVCNVDEGSAVSGNKYVEMVREATKDEDAQLLVVAAKIESEIAEFETYEEREMFLGEIGLTESGVTRLIKSAYKLLNLETYFTVGVQEVRAWTYLKGSKAPQCAGVIHTDFEKGFIRAEVIKYNDFIQYGSEAAIKEAGKLGVEGKEYVVEDGDIMHFRFNV; translated from the coding sequence ATGGCTTTACAATGTGGTATCGTCGGCCTTCCCAACGTGGGAAAATCGACTCTTTTCAATTGCTTGTCCAACGCAAAGGCTCAGTCTGCTAATTTCCCTTTTTGTACGATTGAACCTAATGTGGGCGTTATCACTGTTCCCGATGAACGTTTGAACAAACTTGCCGAGTTGGTTCACCCTAACCGCGTAGTACCTACCACAGTAGAAATTGTGGATATTGCCGGATTGGTGAAAGGTGCCAGCAAAGGTGAAGGATTAGGAAACAAGTTCCTTGCAAACATCCGCGAAACTGATGCTATTATTCACGTTCTTCGCTGTTTTGACGACGATAATGTGGTACATGTTGACGGAAATGTAAACCCGATTCGTGACAAAGAAATCATTGATTACGAACTTCAGCTGAAAGACCTGGACACTATTGACAGTCGCCTTCAGAAAGTACAGAAACAAGCTCAGACTGGCGGCGATAAAGTGGCCAAGATGACTTATGAAATACTTGCAAAATACAAAGAGGCTTTAGAACAAGGAAAGTCTGCCCGTACAGTTACATTCGAAACAAAAGACGAACAAAAGATAGCAAAAGAACTATTCCTGCTCACAAGTAAGCCGGTTCTTTACGTATGTAACGTAGACGAAGGCAGTGCTGTAAGTGGAAATAAGTATGTGGAGATGGTTCGTGAAGCCACAAAAGACGAAGATGCTCAGTTACTTGTTGTAGCTGCCAAGATAGAATCTGAAATTGCTGAGTTTGAAACTTACGAAGAACGTGAAATGTTCCTTGGTGAGATTGGATTAACAGAATCGGGTGTAACCAGACTTATTAAATCTGCCTATAAGTTGTTGAATCTGGAGACTTATTTCACTGTCGGCGTACAGGAAGTTCGCGCATGGACTTACCTGAAAGGCAGCAAAGCACCGCAGTGTGCCGGAGTAATTCACACGGATTTCGAAAAAGGATTTATCCGTGCAGAGGTTATCAAATACAACGACTTCATTCAATATGGCTCGGAAGCCGCCATCAAAGAGGCCGGCAAACTGGGTGTTGAAGGAAAAGAATATGTTGTGGAAGACGGCGACATTATGCACTTCCGCTTTAACGTATAA
- a CDS encoding pyridoxamine 5'-phosphate oxidase family protein, whose product MELAEKLKEILGVIESAEVVYLSTIDENGYPSTRAMLNLRNKKQFPHLIPMYGKESNEFTIYLTTNTSSAKIKEIKNNSKAAVYFCNPESFTGTMLQGKIEIVTSKEFKHHAWIKEWELYYPGGIDSEDFSMLRFVPFSFKTYSDFQVETEKID is encoded by the coding sequence ATGGAACTAGCAGAAAAACTGAAAGAAATTCTCGGAGTAATAGAATCTGCCGAGGTTGTTTATCTATCCACAATAGATGAAAATGGATATCCTTCCACACGCGCCATGCTGAACCTTAGGAATAAGAAACAGTTCCCTCATTTAATTCCAATGTATGGAAAAGAATCAAATGAATTTACTATATATCTCACAACCAATACTTCTTCTGCAAAGATTAAAGAGATTAAGAATAATAGCAAAGCAGCGGTTTATTTCTGCAATCCGGAATCATTTACGGGAACAATGTTACAAGGGAAAATTGAAATTGTAACCAGCAAAGAATTCAAGCATCATGCATGGATTAAAGAATGGGAACTTTATTATCCGGGAGGAATCGATTCAGAAGATTTTTCTATGCTCAGGTTTGTGCCGTTCAGCTTTAAAACTTATTCAGACTTTCAGGTTGAGACTGAAAAAATAGACTAA
- a CDS encoding RNA polymerase sigma factor: MRIFHSYKQDTDEELMRWVSQKDTKAFEELYTRYARRMQGFFIRMLGYDIAKAEDFTQELFLKVYESRGAYEEGRTFSSWAFSMAYNLCKNEYRHRDIVESHEQELNYNSDATEEPAFEQMYDRAVFENQLSISLSKLSGDQLAAFTLRYNEELSVQEIARVLDCPEGTVKSRLHYALRSLSQSLSMYNPVKP, translated from the coding sequence ATGAGGATATTTCACTCATACAAACAAGATACGGACGAAGAATTGATGCGGTGGGTTTCCCAAAAAGACACCAAAGCTTTTGAGGAACTCTACACCCGCTACGCAAGGCGTATGCAAGGATTCTTTATCCGTATGCTTGGATATGATATTGCTAAAGCTGAGGACTTTACACAAGAACTCTTTCTTAAAGTTTATGAAAGCAGAGGTGCCTACGAAGAGGGAAGAACTTTCTCATCGTGGGCCTTCTCAATGGCATATAATCTGTGTAAGAATGAATATCGTCATCGGGATATTGTAGAAAGTCACGAGCAGGAATTGAACTATAATTCCGATGCAACAGAAGAACCAGCTTTCGAACAAATGTATGATCGGGCTGTCTTTGAAAACCAGTTGAGTATCTCTCTCAGTAAACTCTCGGGAGATCAGTTGGCCGCCTTTACCCTTCGGTACAACGAAGAGCTTTCCGTGCAGGAAATTGCCCGGGTGCTCGATTGTCCGGAAGGAACAGTTAAATCGAGATTGCACTATGCATTGCGTAGTTTGTCTCAGTCATTATCCATGTATAACCCAGTAAAACCATAA
- a CDS encoding alpha/beta hydrolase family protein, producing the protein MKKSLFALCLCPFFGLQLSAQQVKSQDYTPYGVEKNMPSSYQKMKETLTYPMAWGKSPIKDFNKWKKEGRKILFSCLNPAPPTAPFDMKVLEKEQRNGYEARKIALNISGFDRIPAYLLVPNKGKGPYPAVVLLHDHGAKFSIGKEKMVRPFGVSPEVLADADKWAVQCYDSVYVGDYFAAHGYVVLSIDALFWGERGRKEGVNYDAQQALACNLMQMGYNWCGVITFDDIRSVDFLASLPEVDPARIGTLGFSMGAHRAWMLSAATDKVKVGAAICWMNTTDSLMTLGNNQNKGGSAWSMLVPGIRNYMDYPDVASLACPKPMLFFNGLRDKLFPVNGVKDAYKSLHSTWNSQNAENKLVTKFWDGPHFFSKEMQKETLEFFDKFLKK; encoded by the coding sequence ATGAAAAAATCACTTTTTGCACTTTGCTTATGCCCGTTTTTCGGCCTGCAACTATCAGCACAACAGGTTAAATCACAAGATTATACGCCTTACGGAGTAGAAAAGAACATGCCCTCTTCTTATCAGAAGATGAAAGAGACACTCACCTACCCTATGGCTTGGGGAAAGTCTCCGATAAAAGATTTCAATAAATGGAAAAAGGAAGGGCGAAAGATCCTTTTTTCCTGCCTGAATCCTGCGCCTCCCACAGCTCCTTTCGACATGAAAGTGCTGGAAAAAGAGCAGAGAAACGGGTATGAAGCGCGAAAAATTGCATTAAACATCTCGGGATTCGACCGCATTCCTGCCTACTTGTTGGTTCCCAATAAAGGAAAAGGTCCCTACCCTGCCGTTGTTCTGCTACACGATCACGGCGCAAAGTTCTCGATTGGTAAGGAAAAAATGGTGAGACCCTTTGGTGTATCGCCCGAAGTATTGGCGGATGCCGATAAATGGGCGGTGCAATGTTACGATAGTGTCTACGTGGGCGATTATTTTGCGGCGCATGGTTACGTGGTTCTCTCCATTGATGCCCTGTTTTGGGGTGAAAGAGGGCGAAAAGAAGGCGTAAACTATGATGCTCAGCAAGCACTTGCCTGCAACCTGATGCAGATGGGATATAACTGGTGCGGCGTTATTACGTTTGATGATATCAGAAGCGTTGATTTTCTTGCCTCATTGCCCGAGGTAGATCCCGCCAGAATTGGTACACTTGGTTTCTCAATGGGTGCCCACCGTGCGTGGATGCTTTCTGCCGCAACAGATAAAGTGAAGGTGGGAGCCGCCATTTGCTGGATGAACACCACCGATTCTCTTATGACTTTGGGGAATAATCAGAATAAAGGTGGCAGTGCCTGGTCAATGCTTGTGCCGGGAATCCGCAATTATATGGATTACCCCGATGTGGCCTCCCTTGCTTGTCCTAAGCCGATGCTTTTCTTCAACGGATTGCGTGACAAGTTATTTCCTGTTAATGGTGTAAAAGATGCTTATAAAAGCCTCCATTCCACGTGGAACAGCCAGAATGCCGAGAACAAACTTGTAACTAAGTTTTGGGATGGTCCTCACTTCTTTAGCAAAGAAATGCAGAAAGAAACGCTGGAGTTCTTTGATAAATTTCTGAAAAAGTAG
- a CDS encoding CsgG/HfaB family protein, which yields MKKVIYLVLLLTFMQTEVYAQRKVTVVEPESSIKHPEKSLKRKVAISRFSNETQYAKGIFYDKDNDPMGKQALDILSAKLAASDKFILLERNDLNQLLNESSKSGNSYQNIGADYLIIGSITEFGRKNIGDVKVFSTSKTQIVEATVSIRLVDVSTGLIIYSEEAKGTAEQKTKQTLGVGGRADYDATLSDKAISMAISKLVENIINNCMDRPWKSYFMAYDNDAILISGGKSQGLEVGDKFIVKEKGKTVKNPQTGLNIELPGKKVGEISISMVGGDTPQTEYSVVTFIEGGIDKTNLTNYYIEEKK from the coding sequence ATGAAAAAAGTCATTTATTTAGTTCTTCTGCTTACTTTCATGCAAACAGAAGTTTATGCGCAAAGGAAGGTAACGGTTGTAGAACCTGAGTCTTCGATTAAACATCCCGAAAAGTCACTTAAAAGGAAAGTTGCCATTTCCAGATTTTCAAATGAAACCCAGTATGCCAAAGGAATATTCTATGACAAGGATAACGATCCAATGGGAAAACAAGCATTAGACATTCTATCGGCTAAGCTGGCCGCTTCGGATAAATTCATTTTACTGGAACGGAATGATCTGAATCAGTTACTGAATGAATCGTCTAAATCGGGGAATTCATACCAGAATATTGGTGCAGACTACCTGATTATTGGTTCAATTACAGAATTTGGACGAAAAAACATAGGCGATGTTAAAGTTTTCTCAACCAGCAAGACACAAATTGTAGAAGCAACTGTAAGTATCCGTTTAGTCGATGTTTCTACTGGACTGATCATTTATTCGGAAGAAGCCAAAGGTACTGCTGAACAGAAAACCAAACAAACTCTTGGAGTAGGCGGAAGAGCTGACTATGATGCTACTTTGAGTGATAAAGCTATCTCAATGGCTATCTCCAAGCTGGTTGAAAATATAATAAATAACTGTATGGACAGACCATGGAAATCCTATTTTATGGCCTATGACAATGACGCTATTCTTATTTCTGGCGGGAAAAGCCAAGGCTTAGAAGTCGGCGATAAATTTATAGTAAAAGAAAAAGGAAAAACGGTTAAGAACCCACAAACAGGACTAAACATAGAACTTCCAGGAAAGAAGGTTGGTGAAATATCTATCTCTATGGTTGGTGGCGACACTCCGCAAACAGAATACTCAGTCGTAACCTTCATTGAAGGTGGCATTGATAAAACAAATCTAACTAACTATTATATTGAGGAGAAAAAATAA
- a CDS encoding DUF4810 domain-containing protein: MKIKLICVACCLLSLSSCVTQESALYSWKDYEKTSYNYYKKQTPESTQALLKTYENLINLQSNSTRKVVPPGTYAEYGFLLIQTGKKEEGLAMMKNEITTYPESKVFIERIIKMVEK, encoded by the coding sequence ATGAAAATAAAACTAATCTGTGTGGCTTGCTGTCTCTTGTCACTAAGCTCTTGTGTAACTCAGGAAAGTGCGCTTTATTCCTGGAAAGATTACGAAAAAACTTCTTATAACTACTATAAAAAACAAACACCCGAAAGTACACAAGCATTATTGAAAACCTATGAGAATCTAATTAATTTGCAGAGCAATAGTACTCGTAAAGTAGTACCTCCCGGAACTTATGCCGAATATGGCTTCTTGCTTATCCAAACAGGAAAAAAAGAAGAAGGATTGGCTATGATGAAAAACGAGATTACAACTTATCCTGAATCCAAGGTATTTATTGAAAGAATCATTAAAATGGTAGAAAAATGA
- a CDS encoding 2-dehydropantoate 2-reductase, whose product METTKYLIIGTGGVGGSIAAFLALAGHNVTCIARGAHLKAMRKNGLMLKSGLKGEHTVRVNACTSEEYSDKADVIFVCVKGYSIDSVTKLIERAAHKDTIVIPILNVYGTGPKIKSKVKNVTVLDGCIYIVGFVSDPGEITQMGSIFRLVFGARKEDNVPYEKLLAVQKDLQESGIKAPISEDINRDTFVKWSFISAMACTGAYYDVPMGELQKEGKYRDTFIGLSQESATIGKALGITFQEDLVTYNLKVVDKLDPASTASMQKDISKGHESEVNGLLFSFIAKGEELGINTPTYRLVAEKFR is encoded by the coding sequence ATGGAGACAACAAAGTATCTGATTATAGGAACCGGCGGCGTGGGAGGAAGTATCGCTGCATTTCTGGCCCTGGCAGGGCACAATGTAACCTGTATTGCACGCGGAGCTCACCTGAAAGCAATGCGTAAGAACGGATTGATGCTGAAATCCGGTTTGAAGGGTGAACATACCGTCCGCGTAAACGCATGCACCTCTGAGGAATATTCCGATAAAGCCGATGTAATCTTTGTCTGTGTAAAAGGATATTCCATTGATTCTGTAACGAAACTGATTGAAAGAGCTGCCCACAAAGACACCATTGTGATACCTATTCTCAATGTGTATGGCACGGGACCCAAGATAAAAAGCAAGGTAAAAAACGTAACCGTTCTCGACGGATGCATCTACATTGTGGGATTCGTTTCCGATCCGGGCGAGATTACTCAGATGGGAAGCATCTTCCGCCTGGTATTTGGTGCCCGCAAAGAAGACAATGTGCCCTATGAAAAGCTTCTGGCAGTACAGAAAGACCTTCAGGAAAGTGGCATCAAAGCTCCTATTTCAGAGGATATAAACCGCGATACTTTCGTGAAATGGTCGTTCATCTCCGCCATGGCCTGCACCGGTGCATACTATGACGTTCCCATGGGAGAGCTGCAAAAAGAGGGAAAATACAGAGATACATTTATTGGTTTATCGCAAGAAAGTGCCACCATTGGCAAAGCTCTTGGCATCACCTTCCAGGAAGATCTGGTAACCTATAACCTCAAAGTGGTTGATAAGCTTGATCCCGCCAGCACAGCATCCATGCAAAAAGACATCAGCAAAGGCCATGAATCGGAGGTTAATGGTCTGCTTTTCAGCTTTATAGCCAAAGGAGAAGAGCTGGGAATAAATACTCCCACTTACAGACTGGTTGCTGAAAAATTCAGATAG
- a CDS encoding GNA1162 family protein, which yields MRKIIYFSLCILLLSSCGETKNFTRGDNYPKMYEEKPTSILIMPPINRTVNVEAKEYFYSSLAVPLCEKGYYVISPFLAMETLKSESAYDSEMFLESNLSKFHEVFGADAALFTIINRWDKSTLGNTITVEIEYLLKSTANNEVLFNRKGVLTVDMSINSGSGGLLGALVDMAASAITTAATDKVVAARSCNNFSLHDLPDGRYRSTFDKDQITPAGGKEFKSTVKK from the coding sequence ATGAGAAAAATCATATATTTCAGTCTGTGCATTCTCCTACTTTCCTCATGCGGAGAGACAAAGAACTTCACTCGTGGAGATAATTATCCCAAAATGTATGAAGAAAAGCCTACAAGCATTCTCATTATGCCTCCGATAAACCGTACAGTTAATGTGGAAGCTAAAGAATATTTTTACTCATCTTTGGCTGTTCCATTATGCGAAAAAGGATATTATGTTATCTCTCCTTTTCTGGCAATGGAGACACTTAAAAGCGAAAGCGCCTATGATTCAGAAATGTTCTTAGAGAGCAATCTTAGTAAATTTCATGAAGTTTTTGGAGCAGACGCGGCACTTTTCACTATCATCAACCGGTGGGATAAATCTACACTAGGAAACACAATTACTGTAGAAATAGAGTATCTGCTAAAATCAACAGCAAACAACGAGGTTCTCTTTAACAGAAAAGGCGTATTAACCGTTGACATGAGTATTAATTCAGGTAGCGGAGGTCTTTTGGGAGCTTTAGTTGATATGGCTGCTTCGGCAATAACAACAGCTGCAACCGACAAAGTTGTAGCGGCTCGAAGTTGCAATAACTTTTCTCTCCATGATTTACCAGATGGAAGATATAGAAGTACATTCGACAAGGACCAGATTACACCAGCGGGTGGGAAAGAGTTCAAATCTACTGTAAAAAAATAA
- the mutS gene encoding DNA mismatch repair protein MutS yields the protein MANDIVLTPMMKQFLDLKAKHPDAVMLFRCGDFYETYSDDAVIASDILGITLTKRANGQGKSVEMAGFPHHALDTYLPKLIRAGKRVAICDQLEDPKTTKKLVKRGITELVTPGVSINDNVLNYKENNFLAAVHFGKNECGIAFLDISTGEFLTAEGPFDYIDKLLNNFAPKEVLFERSRRGMFEGNFGNKFFTFELEDWVFTESSARERLLKHFETNNLKGFGVEHLKNGIIASGAILQYLDMTQHTQIGHITSLSRIEEDRYVRLDKYTVRSLELISSMNEGGKSLLNVIDRTISPMGARMLKRWMVFPLKDEKPINDRLNVVEYFFREPEFKELIEEQLHLIGDLERIISKVAVGRVSPREVVQLKVALQAIEPIKEACLNADNPSLNRIGDQLNLCLSIRDKIGKEVNNDPPLLINKGGVIKNGVNAELDELRKIAYSGKDYLLQIQQRESEQTGIPSLKIAYNNVFGYFIEVRNAHKDKVPQEWIRKQTLVNAERYITQELKEYEEKILGAEDKILVIETRLYNELVLSLSEYIPAIQINANQIARIDCLLSFSNVAAENKYIRPVIEDNDVLEIKQGRHPVIEKQLPIGEKYIANDVTIDTEHQQIIIITGPNMAGKSALLRQTALITLLAQIGSFVPAESAHIGLVDKIFTRVGASDNISVGESTFMVEMNEAADILNNISPRSLVLFDELGRGTSTYDGISIAWAIVEYIHEHPKARARTLFATHYHELNEMEKSFKRIKNYNVSVKEVDNKVIFLRKLERGGSEHSFGIHVAKMAGMPKSIVKRSNDILLKLESDNRKKGISGKHLSEVRENREGMQLNFFQLDDPILCQIRDEILNLDVNNLTPLEALNKLNDIKKIVKGK from the coding sequence GTGGCAAATGATATAGTTCTTACCCCCATGATGAAGCAGTTTCTGGACCTGAAAGCTAAGCACCCCGATGCTGTGATGCTTTTTCGTTGCGGAGACTTTTATGAAACTTATTCTGATGATGCAGTTATAGCTTCGGATATACTTGGGATTACTTTAACTAAAAGAGCTAATGGACAAGGCAAATCTGTAGAGATGGCGGGCTTTCCCCATCATGCACTTGATACATACCTGCCCAAACTGATCAGAGCAGGCAAAAGAGTTGCTATCTGTGACCAGTTAGAAGATCCTAAAACTACTAAGAAACTTGTGAAACGGGGTATTACCGAACTGGTTACTCCCGGAGTTTCCATTAATGATAACGTTCTCAACTATAAAGAAAATAACTTCCTTGCGGCTGTTCATTTCGGTAAGAATGAATGTGGTATAGCTTTCCTTGATATTTCAACAGGAGAGTTTCTCACAGCTGAAGGTCCGTTCGACTATATTGATAAGCTTTTAAATAATTTTGCTCCTAAAGAAGTCCTTTTTGAACGGAGCAGGAGAGGGATGTTTGAAGGTAATTTTGGAAATAAATTCTTTACTTTCGAACTGGAAGACTGGGTATTTACTGAATCCAGTGCCCGCGAACGACTTCTGAAACACTTTGAAACCAACAATCTTAAGGGTTTTGGTGTGGAACATCTAAAGAACGGAATCATTGCTTCCGGGGCTATTCTTCAGTATCTGGATATGACTCAACATACCCAGATAGGGCATATTACTTCACTTTCCCGCATTGAAGAAGATCGCTATGTGCGTCTTGACAAATATACTGTGCGTAGTCTGGAGTTGATATCCAGCATGAACGAAGGCGGCAAAAGTCTTCTGAATGTTATTGATAGGACTATCAGTCCTATGGGAGCCCGTATGTTAAAGCGTTGGATGGTCTTTCCGCTGAAGGACGAAAAGCCAATTAACGACCGCCTTAACGTAGTGGAATATTTCTTCCGTGAGCCGGAATTCAAAGAACTCATAGAAGAACAGCTTCACTTGATAGGCGATTTAGAGAGGATTATCTCGAAAGTAGCCGTAGGACGCGTTTCTCCTCGTGAAGTTGTGCAGCTGAAAGTTGCTTTACAGGCCATTGAACCAATAAAAGAAGCTTGCCTGAATGCCGATAATCCGAGTCTGAATAGGATAGGAGACCAATTAAATCTCTGTCTCTCCATCAGAGATAAAATAGGCAAGGAGGTAAACAATGATCCTCCGCTATTGATTAATAAAGGCGGCGTAATTAAAAACGGGGTGAATGCCGAACTGGATGAATTGCGTAAAATAGCTTATTCAGGGAAAGACTATCTGTTGCAGATTCAACAACGGGAGAGTGAACAAACTGGCATTCCAAGTCTGAAGATTGCCTACAATAATGTATTCGGATACTTCATTGAAGTAAGAAATGCTCATAAGGACAAGGTTCCTCAGGAGTGGATTCGCAAACAAACTCTGGTGAATGCCGAGCGATATATAACTCAGGAACTCAAGGAATACGAAGAGAAAATATTGGGAGCAGAAGATAAAATTCTGGTTATTGAGACCAGACTTTATAATGAACTGGTTCTTTCACTGAGTGAATACATTCCCGCAATACAGATTAATGCCAATCAGATAGCACGGATTGACTGTCTTCTTTCTTTTTCAAACGTAGCAGCGGAGAATAAATACATTCGTCCGGTTATTGAAGACAATGATGTGCTGGAAATAAAGCAGGGAAGACACCCTGTTATCGAGAAACAACTTCCTATTGGCGAGAAATATATTGCAAACGACGTTACAATAGATACCGAACATCAGCAGATAATTATCATTACTGGTCCAAATATGGCAGGTAAGTCGGCTTTGCTGAGACAAACTGCCTTGATTACTTTGCTGGCTCAGATAGGAAGTTTCGTGCCGGCCGAGAGTGCACACATCGGACTTGTGGATAAAATCTTTACCCGTGTGGGAGCAAGTGACAATATCTCGGTGGGAGAGTCTACTTTCATGGTAGAAATGAACGAAGCCGCCGATATATTGAACAATATTTCACCGCGGAGCCTTGTCCTGTTTGATGAGCTGGGAAGAGGAACCTCTACTTATGACGGTATATCCATTGCCTGGGCCATTGTGGAATATATCCATGAACATCCTAAAGCAAGGGCGAGAACACTCTTTGCCACCCACTATCACGAGCTGAATGAAATGGAAAAGTCCTTCAAGCGGATTAAGAATTATAATGTTTCTGTGAAGGAAGTTGACAATAAGGTGATCTTTCTTCGTAAGCTCGAACGGGGTGGGAGTGAGCACTCCTTTGGTATCCACGTGGCAAAAATGGCGGGTATGCCAAAAAGCATCGTGAAACGATCAAATGATATACTTCTTAAACTTGAATCAGATAACCGCAAGAAAGGAATTTCCGGCAAACATCTGTCTGAAGTAAGAGAGAATAGGGAAGGGATGCAGCTCAATTTCTTCCAGCTAGACGATCCAATCCTTTGCCAGATAAGGGATGAAATTCTGAATCTTGATGTGAATAATCTTACACCATTGGAGGCTTTGAATAAGCTGAATGATATTAAGAAGATCGTAAAAGGAAAATAA